In Trichoderma asperellum chromosome 1, complete sequence, a single window of DNA contains:
- a CDS encoding uncharacterized protein (EggNog:ENOG41~SECRETED:SignalP(1-21)), which produces MLRSSIIVLITYILFIPVTLAFGEVRTEDQWISIRVYNRMRKDDVSFKNANLAWGKFYSGSKSNEISAAEVDKIVVGPDATKSADSCGRSGALSGTQGSLDLYDGTTRICSLNWDCPWGSSINNFQVSNYVPQKSDYSVAVATWNRGPGAIGNVDITVAKLG; this is translated from the exons ATGTTAAGATCTAGCATAATCGTACTTATTACCTATATTCTATTTATACCCGTTACACTCGCCTTCGGAGAGGTAAGAACTGAAGACCAATGGATCAGTATTCGTGTCTACAACAGAATGAGGAAAGATGACGTCTCTTTTAAAAACGCCAACCTAGCGTG GGGCAAGTTCTATTCAGGTTCTAAATCGAATGAGATATCGGCCGCCGAAGTCGATAAGATTGTTGTGGGCCCTGACGCGACCAAATCTGCAGACTCGTGTGGTCGCTCGGGTGCTTTGTCAGGAACTCAGGGTTCTCTTGATCTGTATGACGGCACCACACGAATCTGTAGCCTCAACTGGGACTGTCCGTGGGGGTCATCAATTAACAACTTTCAAGTGTCAAACTATGTTCCTCAAAAGTCGGATTATTCAGTAGCAGTCGCAACTTGGAACCGTGGCCCTGGTGCTATTGGAAATGTAGATATCACGGTTGCAAAACTTGGATGA